One window of the Equus caballus isolate H_3958 breed thoroughbred chromosome 2, TB-T2T, whole genome shotgun sequence genome contains the following:
- the LOC138923251 gene encoding ral guanine nucleotide dissociation stimulator-like, with product MFSCCLPSCGGSGFRKAKKKSLFSHYRHWLGPHLHRLCPIGRRSTQSCTQEVVEELADGFGYSISLDRDQLHRATINNQGCSESEDESTLSVTEACRMRALQAGMMQRLSESVLPAFPSRVLCSVITSLCSDSGSSTAHQVLDQLFPRSHLPSIPGDALIPFGTHGGSLAHCVRDAGGQDHLPNAIYFLLGTWLGQGQDCREPLRFPSWTLQLATLHVSFGGSHVEGHAYLLPGHLEHLKAIEAERKEPAPKLLPLPEPEPVPAPGLEPAAPPVSPRVVELEPAAPESATPGPEQGPPLEAAPEPSCPWAVTTEDQLREEKLNILDFPPQLVAEQLTRMAAELFKTLVPAHCLGSIWSERDNRERESLAPTVRDTVMHDNTVANCILVTCLGDASMTAQDRARVVELWIRVAEECRGLGNFCSLHTILSALQSPAIARLQDTWGQVSRESSRTWKKWVRREKRVSRELLVQEATSVLKTAERARQGAQERQRQQGVIPSLVTFFRSLELLDATMEDYVEGNVLNCRKWNEQFKLMDEIELLQEAANLYTVQPDEHFGACFQAVEPLSKEESYSLSCQLEPRYHWVRKIRLFFKGKKNRSGQNTRPPTKGPVVVVDDPPETS from the exons AtgttctcctgctgtctcccgagttgtggaggctccggcttcaggaaagccaagaaaaagagccttttcagtcactatagacactggcttggccctcacctgcaccgcctCTGTCCAATTGGCAGGAGGAGcactcag agctgcacgcaGGAGGTGGTGGAAGAGCTGGcggatggcttcgggtactccatctccctggacagggaccagctgcaccgcgccaccatcaataaccagggctgctctgag agtgaagatgagtccactctgtctgtcactgaggcctgtaggatgcgtgccctccaggcaggcatgatgcagaggctctcagagtctgtgctgccagccttccccagcagagtcctctgcagtgtcatcacctccctctgcagcgactcaggctccagcacagcccaccaggtgctggaccagctgtttcccag gtcccatctaccctccatcccgggcgatgccctcatcccctttgggacacatggaggcagcttggcccattgcgtgcgggatgctggaggacaggaccacctcccaaa tgctatctatttcctgctgggaacctggctgggccaagggcaggattgcagggagcccctgcggtttccctcttggaccctgcagctggccactctgcacgtcagctttggtggctcccatgtggagggccatgcctaccttctgccaggccacctggagcatctcaaggccattgaggccgaacggaaag agccagctccaaagctcctgccacttccagagccagagccagtgccagcccccgggctggagccagctgcacctccagtctcaccacgtgtggtagagctggagccagcagcccctgagtcggccactccaggaccagagcaagggccaccattagaggcagccccagagcccagctgcccctgggccgtgaccaccgaggaccagctgcgggaggagaagctgaacatcttggacttccctccccagctggtggcagagcagctgacgagGATGGCTGCG gagctgttcaagacgtTGGTGCCCGCCCACTGCCTCGGCTCCATCTGGTCCGAGCGCGACAACAGGGAACGCGagtccctggcacccaccgtcCGTGACACTGTGATGCACGACAACACCGTGGCCAATTGCATCCTCGTCACCTGCCTTGGGGACGCGAgcatgacagcgcaggacagggccagggtggttgAGCTGTGGATCAGGGTGGCTGAG GAGTGTCGAGGCCTCGGGAACTTCTGTTCCCTCCACAcaatcctttctgccctgcagagccctgccattgcccgtctccaagacacctggggacaagtttccag ggagagttctcgaacctggaagaagtgggtcaggagagagaaacgcgtgagcagggagctgctagtgcag gaggcgacctccgtgttaaagactgcagagagggcccgccagggagcccaggagaggcagcggcagcag ggtgtcatcccctccctGGTGACGTTCTTCcgttccctggagctgctggacgctacgatggaggattatgtggag ggcaatgtgctcaactgtcggaaatggaatgag CAATTCAAACTGATGGACGAGatcgagctgctccaggaggctgcaaatctgtacaccgtgcagcccgacgagcactttggggcctgtttccaggccgtggagcccctgagcaaggaggagag ctacagcctgtcctgccagctggagccccgataccactgggtcagaaagattcgactcttcttcaaAGGCAAGAAGAACCGCTCAGGCCAGA acaccagacccccaaccaagggcccagtggtggtggtcgatgaccctcctgagaccagctga